CCTGCCCCAGGTCGGCCACGTAGGCCACCACTTCGCAGTCATAGGTCTCGATGAGCCACTTCAGGATGATGGAGGTGTCCAGGCCGCCGGAATAGGCGAGCACCACCTTCTTGATGTCTTTTGTCATGACTTTTCACTCTCTTGCGGCCCCATAAGGGCCTCCAGGACGGCCTTTTGCATGTGCAGCCGGTTTTCGGCCTGGTCCCAGACCACCGACTGCGGGCCTTCCATGACCTCGTCGCTGATTTCCTCGCCCCGGTGGGCGGGAAGACAATGTAGCACAATGGCCTCGGGATCGGCCAGGGACAACAGCTCCTTATCCAGGGTGTAGCCGCCAAAGGACTTCAGCCGTTCGCCGGCCTCGGCCTCCTGACCCATGGAGGCCCACACGTCGGTGTTGACCACCTGGGCCCCCTTGATGGCTTCCCGGGGGTCGCCGCTCAGGTTGATGGTCGCTCCCTGCTCCCGGGCGTAGCCAACGATCTCCGGGTCTGGAAGGAAGCCGTCCGGACATGCCAGGTTCAGGGTGAGCCCCAGGGCGGCGGCGGCCTCCAGCCAGGAATGGGCCATGTTGTTGCCGTCGCCCAGCCAGGCGTAGGTGAGCCCGTCCAAGCGGCCGAAATTCTCCTGCACCGTAAGCAGGTCGCTGAGCACCTGGCAGGGGTGATACAGGTCGGTGAGCGCGTTGATCACCGGGATGGAGCCCCAGCGGGCCAGCTCGCTGACCACTTCCTGGCCAAAGGTGCGCACCACCACCCCGTCCACGTAGCGGCTCAGCACCCGGGCGGTGTCCTTGAGCGGCTCGTCGCGGCCCAGCTGGCTGTCCCGCGAGGTCATGAACAGGGTGTTGCCGCCCAGCTGGTTGATGCCCACCTCAAAGGACACCCTGGTCCGGGTGGAGGGCTTGTCGAAGATCAGGGCCACGCTCTTGCCTGCCAGAGGCTGGCCATGGCCCGCGCCCTTGAGCGCGGCCTTGAGCTCGGCGGCCCGGGCCACCAGGCCCCGCACCTCTTCGGGGCTCAGGTCGCGGATGGTCAGCAGGTGTTCGGTTTTGAGCTTCATGACTATTCCGCCTCGGCCAGGACCTGGTCCAGGGCCGCTATGAGTCCGTCGATCTCGTCCCGGCTCACCACCAGGGGCGGCACGAAGCGAAGCACCGTGTCCTGGGTGGCTCCCACGATGTAGCCCAGGTCGCGGAGCTTGCCCACCAGGGGGCCGGCCTCCCGGTCCAGGGCCAGGCCCAGCATAAGGCCCAGGCCGCGCGCCTCCAACACGCAGGCATGCTTGGCGGCCAGCTCCTCCAGCCGGGTCTTGAAGTAGAAGCCCTCGGCCTCGGCGTGCTCCACCAGGCCCCGGTTGATCAGATGATCCAGCACCACCCCGGAGGCGGCCATGATCACCGGGCCGGCCCCGAAAGTGGTGGCGTGGGTGCCGGGTCCGAAAAGAGCCGCCGCCTTTTCCTCGGCCAGGATGGCCCCGGCGGGCAGGCCGTTGGCCAGGGCCTTGGCCAAGGTCATCACGTGCGGAGTCACCCCCCAGTGCTCGTGGGCGAACAGCTTGCCCGTGCGGCCCAGGCCGGTTTGCACCTCGTCGAACAAGAGCAGCGCGCCGTTGGCCTCGCACAGCTCCTTGAGCCCGGCCAGATAGCCGTCAGGCGGCACCACCACCCCGCCCTCGCCCAGGACCGGCTCGGCCAACACGGCGCAGACGTTATCGTCCCAGGCCGCCTTGACCGCCTCCAGGTCGCCGAAGGGCACGTGCTTGAAGCGGGGCACCAGGGGGTCGTAGCCCTTTTGGATCTTGTCCTGGCCCGTGGCCGAGAGGGTGCCCAGGGTGCGGCCGTGGAAAGACCGCTCCATGGTGATGATGGTGAAGGCCCCGTTCTTCTTTTCCTTGCCCCACAGCCGGGCCAGCTTGAGGGCTCCCTCATTGGCCTCGGCCCCGGAGTTGCAAAAGAACACCCGGTCGGCAAAGGAGTTGTTCACCAGCATCTGGGCCACAGCGGCCTGAGGCTCGGTGTAGTAGAGGTTGGACACGTGCACCAGGTTCAGGGCCTGGTTGCACACCGCCTGGGCCACGCCGGGATGGGCGTGTCCCAGGTTCGTCACCGCGATGCCGGCCAAAAAGTCGGTGTACTGCTTGTCCTGGTCGTCCCACAGCCGGCATCCCTGGCCCCGCACAAAGGTGATGGGGGCCCGGGCGTAGGTCTTCATAACGTATTTATCGATAAGCTCCGCGGCTTGCATGGCTCGCTCCTTAAAGCTGGGAAATTTTCTCGCGCGAAAAAACAGCCTTGCTGGGATGCGGCCTTATCGTCGTTTTTGCGGCATGGGTCTGGTCCCCACTTCTTGCTAGCGCTCGCTGAAAATGGTGCCCACGCCCTTGTCGGTGAAGACCTCCAAGAGTAGCGCGTCCGGCACCCGCCCGTCGATGACGTGGGCCCGCTCCACTCCCGCGTCCAGGGCGGAGAGGCAGCAGTTCACCTTGGGGATCATGCCACCGGCGATGACCCCCTCCTCCATGAGTTGCCCGGCCGTGGCCCGGGTCAAGGAGCTTATCAGCTTTCCCTCGGAATCCAAGACCCCGGGCGTGTCGGTCATCATGATCAGCTTGGAGGCGCGCAGCCTTCCGGCCACCGCCCCGGCCACCAGGTCGGCGTTGATGTTGAGTGAGGCCCCGTCCGGCCCCACCCCCACCGGCGCGATCACCGGGATGAAAGCGCCGTGCTCCAGGGCGTGCAGCACCTGGGCGTCCACGCTCTCCACCTGGCCCACCAGGCCCAGGTCGATTATCTCGGGCGGCTGGTCGTCCTTGGCGCACTTGCGGGTCATCTGCATCTTGCTGGCCTTGATCAGCCCGCCGCCATGGCCGCTGAGCCCCACGGCCCGGCCGCCGTGCTGGTTGATCAGCCCCACGATGGAGGTGTTCACCTGGCCCACCAGGACCATCTGCACCACGTCCATGACCTCGGGGCTGGTAACCCTCATGCCGTCGATGAACTCGCAGGCGATGTCCAGGCGCTTGAGTAGCTCGCCGATCTGGGGGCCGCCGCCGTGCACCACCACCGGGTAGATGCCCACGGCCCTGAGCAAAATGACGTTCAGGGCGAAGCTCTGCTTGAGGGCCTCGTCCACCATGGCGTGGCCGCCATACTTGACCACCACGGTCTGCCCCGAGAAGCGCTGGATATAGGGCAGCGCCTCGATCAGGGTCTGGGCGGTCACTTGGGGGTCTAGGGGAGCCATAGCATTTGCTTCCTAAAGAATGTAGCGGCTCAGGTCGCGGTCCGTGCTTATCTCGGACAAGCGCTGTTTCACGTAGGCTGCGTCAATGGCCAGGCTCACGCCGTCCATGTCCGGAGCCTCGAAGCTCACCTCTTCCAAGAGGCGCTCCATCACCGTGTGCAGCCGCCGCGCCCCGATGTTCTCGGTGGCCAGGTTCACCTTGGAGGCGATCTCGGCGATCTCCTTGATGGCGTCCTCGCCGAACTCCAGGGTCAGTCCTTCGGTCTTCATCAGTTCCTCGTACTGCCGGATCAGGGCGTTGTGCGGCTCGGTGAGGATGCGCACGAAGTCCTCGGCGCTCAAGGCGCTAAGCTCCACCCGGATGGGGAAGCGGCCTTGCAGCTCGGGCACCAGGTCGCTGGGCTTGGCCACATGGAAAGCGCCCGCGGCGATGAACAAGATATGGTCGGTCTTGATCATGCCGTACTTGGTGGTCACCGTGGAGCCCTCCACCAGGGGCAGCAGGTCGCGCTGCACGCCCTCGCGGCTCACGTCCGGGCCGTGGCCCGCCTCCCGGCCCGCGATCTTGTCGATCTCGTCCAGGAAGATGATGCCCTCCTGCTCCACCTTGGCCATGGCCTCGGTCACCACCCGGTCCATGTCGATGAGCCGGCCGGCTTCCTCGCCCGCCAATATCTCCAGGGCCTCGGGCACCTTCACCTTGCGGCGCTTGGTCTGCTGGGGGAACATGCCGCCCAGCATGTCCTTGAGGTTCATGCCCATCTCTTCCATGCCCCCGGCCGAGAATATCTCCACCATGGGCGTGGGGCCTTGGGACTGCACCTCCAGGTCCACGTAGCGCTCGTTCATCTTGCCTTCGCGCAACAGGCGGCGCAGCTTGCTGCGGGTGGGGTTGATCTCCTCGCCCACCCGGACCACCTCCAGATGGCCCGCCTCTTCCTCGCCCTTGTCGTCGCCCGGGCGGCGCGGGGGCAAGAGAATATCCAGCAGCCGCTCCTCGGCCAGCTCGCGGGCCTTGGCTTTTACGGTCTCGTGCTCCGCCTCCTTGACCATGTTGATGGCCAGCTCGGTCAGGTCGCGGATCATGGACTCAACGTCGCGGCCCACGTAGCCCACCTCGGTGAACTTGGAGGCCTCGACCTTGAGGAAAGGCGCGTCGGCCAGGCGGGCCAGCCGCCGGGCGATCTCGGTCTTACCCACCCCGGTGGGGCCGATCATGATGATGTTCTTGGGTGCGATCTCGTCGCGCAGGTGCTCGGGCACTTGGCGGCGCCGCCAGCGGTTGCGCAGCGCGATGGCCACGCAGCGTTTGGCGTCGTGCTGGCCGATGACGTACTTGTCCAGCTCGGCCACGATCTCTCTGGGGGTCAGGGTTGCCATTTATAGGCTCTCCACCTTCACCTGGTGGTTGGTGTAAATGCATATGTCCGCCGCGATGCGCATGGCCTCGCGGGCGATCTCCTCGGGCTTCATCCCGGTGTTGCCCACCAGGGCCCGGGCCGCGGCCAAGGCGAAAGGCCCGCCCGAGCCGATGGCCGCCACCCCCTCCTCGGGGTCGATTACGTCGCCCGAGCCGGAGATGATCAAGAGCTGCTCCTTGTCGGCGGCTAACAAGAGCGCCTCCAACTGGCGCAGCACCTTGTCGGTGCGCCAGTCCTTGGCCAGCTCCACCGCCGCGCGGGTTAGGTTGCCGGCATAGGCCTCCAGCTTGCTCTCCAGGCGCTCGAACAGGGTGAAGGCATCGGCCGTGGCCCCGGCGAACCCGGCCAGCACCTGGTCGTGGTACAGCCGCCGCAGCTTGTTGGCGCTGGCCTTCATCACGGTGTTGCCCATGGTCACCTGGCCATCGGCGGCCATGACCACACCTTCCTGGTGACGAATGGCCAAAACCGTGGTGCCGCGCATATTGTTGGCGGGCATCTAGCCCTCCTTGTCCTGGTCATCCCCATGGGCCCGGGGATGGGCTTGATCATACACCTTGAGCAACCGGTCCACCGTCAGATGAGTATACTTCTGGGTGGTGGATAAACTCCGGTGCCCCAGCATTTCCTGCACGCTGCGCAGGTCCGCCCCGCCTTCCAAAAGGTGGGTGGCCATGGCGTGCCGAAGGGCGTGGGGGCTCAAGCGCCGCCCGTGGCTCAGCTCGCCGGCGTAGCGGGCCACCAAACTCTGCACGCTGCGCGGGCTCAGCCGCCCTCCCCGCTGGTTGAGAAACAGAGCCTGCTCCTCGCCGCTGCCCTCGGCCAAGAGTTCGGGCCGCGCCACCAGGTAGCGGTTCAGGGCCTCGGCCGCGCGCGCCCCCACGGGCACCCAGCGCTCCTTGCCGCCCTTGCCGCTCACCACCCTGACCAAGGCCAGGTCAAGGCGCAGATGGCCGATGTCCAGGCCGGTGAGCTCGCTCACCCTGAGGCCGCTGGAGTACAACAGCTCCAGCATGGCCACATCGCGCAAGGTGGCCGCCTGTTGCGCCCGGCTCTGGGCTTTGGCCGCCCCCCGGGACGGGCCTTGCACCAAATGGAAGGCCTCGTCCACGCTCAGCCGGGCGGGCAGATGCTTGCCCTGCCGGGGCGGGGTCACCTGCCGGGGCGGGTTGGCCGCCACCACCTCCCGGGCCACCAGGAAGTCGAAGAACTTCCTCAGGCTCATGAGCTTGCGGGACATGGTGGAGCGCTTCTTCGTCTTCAGGCCGTCGGCCAGCCAGGCCAGCACGTCGTTGTCGTGCACCGAGGGCCAGTCCCACCCAGGCGCGCGATCGCTAAGAAAAGCCGCGAACTCGCGCACGTCGCGCACATAGGCAGCCCGGGTCAGGGGCGCGGCCCCCGCGCCTTCGGCCAGGTATCCCTCGAACGCGGCCAGCAGCTCCGGCAAGGCCTCCCTCGCTCGCTTTCCGTTGCCCTCGCCCGGGGTCCTAACCCCTTGGGCCGCAACGTGAAAAAACAATATCATATCCCGTGAGTGCCATGAAGCAAGTCAAAATAAAAATGCGGCCTCGTTGGAGCCTGGCAACAACAGCAGGAAGCGCGCTGGCAAACGGCAAACCCGACTTCGCTGGACATGGCGGCAAAAATATTTTAACCAGTAAGGGCGGCTATTCGTCCGTCAGGGGGGATAAGAAATAAATGAACAAGAAGCTGTTTGCTCTTTGGGTTTGCCTGGCCTTGGCGGGTATGGCCTGCGCCTCCACCTCTCCCAAGACCGGCACGCTCGGCACCGGTTCCGAACATGTCAACCTGAACCCGCCTGCCACTTTCTATTTGGAACTGGCCTCGGTCCCAGATGACTCTCCCATCTATATGATTTGGGATGATTATTTTGCCACGGTCCCTGGCCTGCTCAAGCCGCCACCCCTGGAGAAGGTGGTCATCCGCAAAGTCACCGCCGCCATGAGTTATCGGGGGCTGGTGCCCAAACCTCGTGGCCAGGCCTCCCTGCGGGTGGTGGCCTCTTTTGACGCCAAAGCCCCTGCCAACCGGATCGGTGACGAGAGCAAGAAGAGCCAGGAAATCAAGTACAAAATCCGCTTCTCCCTAGCGGTGTTCAAGGCCGAAGGCGGCACCAAGCCCGCCTGGCGGGGCTGGTGCACCAGCGTCGCTCCCTTTGACCACGTACTGAACGCCCTCAATATTGGGGTGGCGGCGGTGGTCAAGCATTGGGGCGAGCGGGCCAACGGGGGGACCCGGGTAAATATCCCCAGAGACGACCCGTTATATCGGTTGGTGAGCCAAACGCCCTGACTGCCGGGCGCACTCCGCTTCCGGGCCAGAGAGCCTTTTCCATTACCCTCCCCCAACGGCTTCTTGGGCCCCCCCGGCGGGGCCCACGCTAAAAAAACTCTCCAGCACCAAGCCACCACTTGACTTGTTCCCGGCGCTTGGTTAATTTTGGCCGTTAACTTATCTTTATACCGACAATAGTCATCGCCCGAGCTTTTTTAGGAGCCGACATGAGCAGCGACAAAATCAAGGCAACCAGAACCGTGGCCCTGGTGGGACACGGCGGATCCGGCAAGACCTCCCTGGCCGAGGCGATGCTTTTCAACGCCAAGGCCATCGACCGCCTGGGCAAGGTGGACGAGGGGACCGCGGTCCTGGACTGGGAGCCTGAAGAGGCCAAGCGCGGGGGCAGCATCAGCGCCTCTTTCGGCCACTACTCCTTTAACAAGCACAACGTCAATCTGGTCGACGCTCCGGGCGACGACAACTTCCTCTCCGACGCGGCCGCCGCCCTGCGCGCTGTGGACGGCGTGGTCATGGTGGCCGACGCCATCGACGGCGTGAAGGTGCAGGGCGAGAAGGTCTGGCAGTTCGTGGACGCCGAGGGGTTGCCCGCCCTGGTGGTGGTCAACAAGATGGACCGCGAGCGGGCCGACTTCGACGCGGCGGTCAACATGATCCCCGACATGCTGGGCATCAAGGCTGTGCGCTTGCAGATCCCCATCGGCGCGGCCGAGAGCTTCAGCGGCGTGGTGGATCTGCTGGCCAACAAGGCCTACACCTTTGAAGGCGGCAAGATGACCGTCGGCGATATTCCCGCCGACCTGGCCGACAACGTGGAGGCCGCCCGCGAGGTGCTCATCGAGGACATCGCCGAGGCCGACGACACCCTGATGGAGCGCTACCTGGAGGGCGAGGAGCTCACCGCCGACGACCTGGCCAAGGGCCTGGCCAAGGGCGTGTCCGAGCGCCTGTTCCTGCCGGTGGCCGCTTCCGCCGCGCTCAAGAACATGGGCGTGCAGCCGGTGATGGACCTGATCAACCGCCTGCTGCCCTCCCCCCTGGACCGGGGCGCGGTCAAGGGAGTCAAGCCGGGCAGCGAGGACGAGGAGACCCGCGAGCCCGACGCCGGCGCGCCCTTCAGCGGCCTGGTGTTCAAGACCGTGGCCGACCCCTTTGCCGGCCGCCTGAGCATGGTGCGCGTGTTCTCCGGCACCCTGACCTCGGACATGCAGCTGTTCAACCCCAACCGCGACGCCAAGGAGCGCTTCGGCCAGCTCTACGCCCAGACCGGCAAGACTCAGAAGAATGTGAGCGAGGCCCTGCCCGGCGACATCGTGGCCATTCCCAAGCTCAAGGAAACCCACACCGGCGACACCCTCTGCGCGGGCAACGAGCCCATCCAGTTCGCCGACATCGAACCCCTCCCGGCGGTGATCTCCTACGCCATCGAGGCCAAGGAAAAGGGCGACGAGGAAAAGGTCTTCGCGGGCATCAACAAGCTTTTGGAAGAGGACCCCACCCTGCGCCTGGACCGCGACCCTCAGACCAACGAGGCCCTTCTCTCGGGCATGGGCTCGGTGCACATCGAGACCACCCTGGACCGCCTCAAGCGCAAATTTGGTGTAGAGGTGAACCTCAAGACCCCCAAGGTGCCCTACCGCGAGACCATCAAGGGCTCGGTCAGGGTGCAGGGCCGCTACAAGAAGCAGACCGGCGGCCGCGGCCAATTCGGAGACACCTGGCTGGAGATCAGCCCGGCCGAAGAGGGCGAAGGCTACGTGTTCCTCGACGAGATCGTGGGCGGCTCCATCCCCCGCCAATACATCCCGGCGGTGGAAAAGGGCATCGGCGAGGCCATGTTGGGCGGCGTGTTGGCCGGCTACCCCATGGTGGACGTGAAGGTGCGCCTGGTGGACGGATCTTTCCACCCGGTGGACTCTTCGGAAATGGCCTTTAAGGTGGCCGGTTCCATGGGCTTCAAAAAGGGCGCGGTGCAGTGCAAGCCCACCCTGCTGGAGCCGATCATGAAGCTGACCGTGATGGTGCCCGAGGACGCTATGGGCGACGTGATGGGCGACATTTCCTCCCGCCGGGGCCGCGTGCTGGGCATGGACGCCAAGGGCTCCCTGCAGATCATCAGCGCCCTGGTTCCCATGTCCGAGGTGCTCACCTACCAGCCGGAGCTCACCTCCATGACCGGCGGCCGCGGCGCCTTCACCATGGAGATGGACCACTACGAGGAAGTGCCCGGCGACGTGCAGGCCAAGATCGTGGAAGCCTATGAGCAGGCCAAGGAGGAAGGCAATTAGCTTTCCCGCCGCCATTCTGACCATCAGCGACAAGGCAAGCCAGGGCCGGCGGGAGGATCTCGCCGGCCCTGCGCTCGTCGAGCTCTTGGCCAAGGCCGGCATTACGGCCACGGTGCAGGAGACCGTCTCCGACGATCCCCAGGGCATCGTGGCCGCGCTGAGACGCTACGCCGACGAGCTGCGCCTGCCCCTGGTGGTCACCACCGGCGGCACCGGCCTGAGCCCCCGCGACAACACCCCCGAGGCCACCGCCCAAGTCATCCAGCGCCCGGTGCCCGGCCTGGCCGAGGCCATGCGCGCCGAGGGCCTGAAGCACACCCCCCACGCCATGCTCTCCCGGGGCCTGGCCGGGGTGCGCGGGGCCACCCTGATCATCAACCTTCCCGGTTCGCCGCGCGGCGCGCTGGAAAACCTGGAGGCCGTGCTGGCCGCCCTGCCCCATGCCCTGGAGAAGCTCTGCGGGGACACCAGCGACTGCGCCCGGCCCCTTCCCGAGTAGACATCATGCAAGCATCAGAAGCCAAGTTCGGCCGAGTGTTCATCATGCGCCTGGAAGACGGCGACAGTCTGCCCACGGTCATCGAGGAGTTCGCCCGCGACCAGGGCATCAGCCACGGCCTGGTGGCCTTGCTGGGAGCCTTGGGCGAGGGCGCTCTGGTGGCCGGCCCGGCCGACTCAGAGGCCCGCCCCGTGCCGGTGATCACCAACCCCGTAACCGCTATCCACGAGGCGGCCTGCCTGGGGCTCATCGCCCCCAACGAGAGCGGCGAGCCGGGCCTGCATATGCACGGCGTGTTGGGCCGGGGAGCGGACACCGCGGCCGGCTGCCTGCGCCCGGGCATCGAGGTGTGGCAGGTGGCCGAGGCGGTGATCTTCGAGCTTACCGAAAGCGAGGCGCTGCGGCGCTTCGACCAGGCCACCGGTTTCGGCTTGTTGCAGACCAAGTGACCTCGCGGCGGTTTGACTTCCCCCGCCCCGCCTGTAGACTTTAGCCAGCATCCTTCCTCTTAGAGATTGGCCCAAAATGATACGCTTGCTGACGGGGCGTCTGCGCGGCGCCCTGGCGCTGGCCTCTTATGCCCTGAATACTCTTTTCTGGTCGATACCCCTTTTTGCCATGGCCGCGGCCAAGTTCACCGTGCCCCTGCGGGCCTGGCGGCGGCTCTGCGACCGCGCCTTGAACGGCATCCTGGTGGGCTGGGTGTACGTCAACGGCCTGAACCAGCGTTTCATCAGCCGGGTTAATTATCAGGTCAGCGGCCTGGAGGACGTAAGGCCCGACCGTTGGTACCTGGTGCTTTCCAATCACCAGTCATGGGCCGATATCCTGGTCTTGCAAAACGTGTTCAACCGCAAGATTCCCCATCTCAAGTTTTTCATCAAGAGCGGGCTCAAGTGGATGCCCGTGTTGGGTTGGGCCTGGATGGCCCTGGAGTTCCCCTTCATGAAGCGCTACTCGCGGGAGAAGCTGGCCAAGAAGCCCAAGCTTCAGGGACGGGACATGGACATCACCCTGCGGGCCTGCGCCAAGCTCAAGGCCTTCCCCGCCACCATGATGAACTTCGCCGAAGGCACCCGCTTCAGCCATGCCAAGCGTGACCGCCAGGGCTCGCCTCACGCCAATCTGCTGCGACCCAAGGCCGGGGGGGCCTCCCTGGTGCTGAACGCCCTGGGCGACCGACTGCACAAGGTGCTCAACGTGACCATCTCCTATCCTCAGCAGACGGGCACTTTCTGGGATTATCTCTGCGGCCGGATGCGCGAGATCAAGATCGTGGTGGAACCCATCGCGGTGGGGCCGGAGCTGGTGGGCGACTATAGCACCGACTCCGAGTACCGGCTTCGTTTTCAGCAGTGGTTGAACAAGGTGTGGTGCGACAAGGACAACGCCCTGAGTCGCCTCAAGGGGCAGTAAGCCGAAACGTCTAAGGCACTGTCAGCAGGTGCGAGAGCCGCTCCCGCGCCCTCTGCCCGTGGCTGCCCGGCCAGAACACCTTCTTGCAGCGCGGGCATGTGGTGAAGCCCTCCGCCGTGTCCAGCACGTAGTCCGGCACCCGACCAGCTACCTGGCCCCGCTCCAGGGGCTCCACGGGCACATTGCAATCCAGACAGCGCGACAGGAACTTGGCCGAATCGGGCCGGAGCCCCAACTCTTCGGCCACCTGGCGGAGCTGGTCCTCCAGCTTGTCGTGGGCCACGAAAACGACGCCAGGGCGTCCTTGCCAGGCCTTGCGGCGGGTGAGCACCGTTTCGCCGGGCGCGGCCTGGGCGGGGGGGCGTTTTACATGGGGGGCGTCGTAACCAAGCAGGCGCAGCCAGCGGGCCAAGCGGCCCAGCATGGCGTCGCAAATAAGCCTCATGGCAGGCGCACCACCTCCAGGCCCGGCGGCAGGCTGGCCTCGAACAGGGCCGGGTCCGGGGATTGGTTTAGCTCCAAGGTGTCGTTGATCAATAGCAGGCTGCGTCCCGTGCCGTCATCGGCCTGGAGCCGCTTGGGGTAGCGCGAGTTCAAGGCGCTTATCATCTGGCCGAAGCTGGTCTGCAAGTTCACCCGGCCCGAGGCGTCCTCCAGCCAGGCGCGGCTAACCACGAAATCGCCGGGATCGAACACCAGCCCCTGGCTGACCTGCCGCCCCGCCTCCACCAGGCGCAGCATCGCGCCCTCCCCGCCCTCCACCGGGCTCACCGTGGCGGCGGAGCCCACGGGCAACAGGGGCGGCGCGCCGATGAGCACCGCGAAGATCTCGCCGGGCGAGAGGCTCAGGCCCAGGAAGCGGGACAGGTTTTCCCGGGAGGCCGTGCCCACATAGGCCCGGTTCTCGCGGAAAGACAAGACGCTCAGCTTGCGGCCGTCCACCACCACCCGCAAAAGGGGCTGGCCAAAGGGCCCCAGCACCTCGGCCCGCAAACGGTCCGGGGCCTGGCCGATGATCACGTGGTCGCCGTGCACCTCGCCCTGGGGAGCCTTGACCTCGATCTCGCCGCGCATGACAAAGCTTTTGACAGCCAGGCGGCGGCTTTCCAGGCCTTGCCTGGCCGCCTCGGGAGTGGGGAGGTTGCTAAGGGTGGTTCCGCCGGGCAGGTGGATGCAGGAGGTTAGCGCCAAGCAGAGCATGAGCGCCAGCAAGGCGTAGCCTATGGTTCGGGTGACGGGCATGAGCTCATTGGCCGCTCGGCGCGTCGC
This region of Desulfarculaceae bacterium genomic DNA includes:
- a CDS encoding acyltransferase, which gives rise to MIRLLTGRLRGALALASYALNTLFWSIPLFAMAAAKFTVPLRAWRRLCDRALNGILVGWVYVNGLNQRFISRVNYQVSGLEDVRPDRWYLVLSNHQSWADILVLQNVFNRKIPHLKFFIKSGLKWMPVLGWAWMALEFPFMKRYSREKLAKKPKLQGRDMDITLRACAKLKAFPATMMNFAEGTRFSHAKRDRQGSPHANLLRPKAGGASLVLNALGDRLHKVLNVTISYPQQTGTFWDYLCGRMREIKIVVEPIAVGPELVGDYSTDSEYRLRFQQWLNKVWCDKDNALSRLKGQ
- a CDS encoding Mut7-C RNAse domain-containing protein, whose protein sequence is MRLICDAMLGRLARWLRLLGYDAPHVKRPPAQAAPGETVLTRRKAWQGRPGVVFVAHDKLEDQLRQVAEELGLRPDSAKFLSRCLDCNVPVEPLERGQVAGRVPDYVLDTAEGFTTCPRCKKVFWPGSHGQRARERLSHLLTVP
- a CDS encoding DUF4292 domain-containing protein; amino-acid sequence: MPVTRTIGYALLALMLCLALTSCIHLPGGTTLSNLPTPEAARQGLESRRLAVKSFVMRGEIEVKAPQGEVHGDHVIIGQAPDRLRAEVLGPFGQPLLRVVVDGRKLSVLSFRENRAYVGTASRENLSRFLGLSLSPGEIFAVLIGAPPLLPVGSAATVSPVEGGEGAMLRLVEAGRQVSQGLVFDPGDFVVSRAWLEDASGRVNLQTSFGQMISALNSRYPKRLQADDGTGRSLLLINDTLELNQSPDPALFEASLPPGLEVVRLP